A window of Dysidea avara chromosome 1, odDysAvar1.4, whole genome shotgun sequence genomic DNA:
ATATGGAGATTTTACGTATAATAATACATATGCATTACAATCATATACAAGCTAAAAATTCTGTCAGTTAAGTAGTGCTCCTCTGAATTGGTAGGAGGAAGAAAAGAAGGCATCTGAAAGAAGAAGAATAGATGTATTAAATGTCATTGAAACACGCAATGAGGTATGTATGTAACTACATGATTTGTGTAAATGCatgtgtagcatgcatgcaatgtGTAGTTTTACGAGTTATttaaaatttcgtttttctcaatacacatacttgtgcaaacaacTCAGGTTTTGCTGAAGCTGTCACAAATCTTTGGCCAACTATATGAGGCCATCTGCCTATGCACCACTGATACTCGTGACAAGGCCAGAAACTGCTATTCAAGCTTGCCttaccacccagaaaagacacctgttaaaaccagcctcaagtagtttgaatAATGCTGAGGGCCAGATGCTGATGTAGCTATTCATTGATTTAGCCTCTCTgattggatcggttttgtataataatctggtcacaattgtgTCTGAATGCCTGCCCCATAGATCAATCACTGAGAAGTGAAGGGTCAATTATGCTTCATATTGTGCTGTGTTCAGCTCTGCATTAGTCAAGCTACTACAGAAAATGTGGACCAAAAGACACCTGTCTGGTTGAAGTGATGTCTAGCCATGAAACAACCAAGGtggtagccttagccgttatcaagttacgtttgtctgagtACATAAGTCAGTCAACTAACAGAAAAATTCCACTAATTAAAATTCATGACAATTCATTGGAAGCATTTGGGTAGTGATGAACTGATTAATTGGTAAATAATCGGAAATCGGTTTATCAGTTTAATTTCAGCAATATCAGTATCAGTGTTTATTAGCAGAGTACATGTGAGAACCTTCATGATCTCCATTATCTCTTGAATTTGCTGTGTGATTATAATACATTGCTCTTTTCAGGAGGaggaaaagaaaaagaaaatgaAGCTATGCAAAATGAGGTTCTACATTACTTATAATGTGCATTTATATCTTATATATGTAGCAAATTTACCAAATGCAAAATGACTTTGCTAAAAAGTTTGACAGTTGTCATGAAGCCACAGAACATACTGGGCTACCTGTAACATTCAAATTGACATCTGGTGATGCAATCAGGTTTGTTTTCTCCAAAGACAGTTCTGTTCAGGTTAGAGCAATTGTGTGACATATACAACAGCTAATATATTGTGTTTACAATTACAGGAGGTTTACCAGTATGTGTTTTCAAAGGAGACACACTTCCCCTTTACATTATATATCAGCTTTGAGAAGTGAAATGCCCTTAAAAGATGGCAATGAGCGAGCAGTTGACTACCCTATACAAGGCACTTTGCTGATTGTTCAAAGTATGGGCAGTGAAGATAACAGTCTAGATGATTTTCAAAGTCTACTTTTGgaggtgtgtatgtgtacaccTGTATTCTTGTATAActtatttaaaaaattatttaacctCCAGTTCATTGTAGAGCACTAGTTGATTCTAATGAAGGTGGCCATAATACTTCAGTACAGTCCCATAATCAGGTACGTGTATGGTAACTTGTATGTTATATCCACTTCAGGGGcatatccaggatttttccaagGGGGGTTTCCCGCTGATTCATTTTGAACACTAAAATGCTTCAAAAGTTACTAGATTCATGGTTTCATGAGTAGTTTTTTAATTCCCTTTATGTGTTAAAAATGTCAAGTATTGTTTAGCTATGGCTGGTCAGGTGTTGTAGTGATCAAGCTACATATCCAAATCCTCCAATTAAAACGAAAAACTCAAGATTTATTTACTAAATCACATTCTTTAAGTTATTGATATTGTTCTTTAACACCCATTATAAGATTGCATTccgttatgaatgttctattagagtagttttgactgttctattagaatacacctgactgttctattagagtatcttgatctttaaaaCGGTTTTTCAATTCACATCCTTGTTCTTCTTTAATCTTTTGAGGAATCAATGTAAGTTTCCTGTTacaatgtaatcaatgtaagctatatagtccagtcattttatggttcaacctttaactaattgcaacacaaatggtttcaacagtttctagcacagaaaaatgtgctctataacatatcaaaagtcccggaaaatcccataaggggaaagtgaccttttgcatgacctttgttgccatttttagcaaaaaatttggatttgtgcttctatttcagctatacattatccaaactatttatatttggtatcaaatgattgctctcactataaggaacaagatgacacttgtttggtatccatagcttaatctgttctaaagttatcatcattttaccggacaaaactaatattatttagtcccgcccatgcacttaattaaattttggtttaagctatttattgcttgtctaatgttagttttcccatggcaagggactattttcataacagagggtcataatgaagactagaagatgcatgtgttaccatggaaaccgagaaatagcatagctttatatacaatttggTTGTTTTTATTCTCCATtgtcatgaagatggatttaattgtttacaactcgaaacctgacattgtacaaGTTAAGTTAGGTACATATACACAATGACACACGTTAACCATGGCCATGGTAAGGGATAATCTATTcccttgtgtatataaatggtaagtttcgctttcattcagtgttggtatctgtatcatcttcttcatggattGAGGTGTCTGAGTTAATTGGTGCAGCCTGTTCCCTTGCAGTTGCCACAAACAGAAGAGCATTTCACCTTGTATTTCTTACAAGTGTATCTCATGCTGCTGCAGTCAGTGTGACAGTTACATCTAATCATTTTCAACAGCTCATCTGGAGCAGGTGATAAATCAGTTAGCACAGGCATCAGTTTACCATCATAGTCTTTCTACCCCCATGCAGTTGGCTGCATTTCACTGGCATCACCTTTCCACTCTTGTGTTTGGAATAATTATACATggaaactgtgatatttagcagcagctgaagtagGTGGCAAAGTTTGTGGAAGAACAACTGTAGTGTTTTTAGCTACCTATTCACAAAAACGCTTGTATTGGAGAGAGTTTAATCCTTCCTTTGGACTTCCACtgtataaatccactagtgcttGCTCTCCTGCAGCCATGATGTAATCTGGTGTAGATGCTACTGCGCTGAACACTTTGGCCTGCATTTGAAAGTATTTACTGGACTTCACCTTTCCCAATGTCATATAGCTGTGGTGTTGTGCCACATCCAAGTATTACATGTAGGAAGAGAATGTTGTATATAGCATATTTCAAAGCCAAGTTTCTCTTTGACAGCAGTTATGTTCCACAGTCTGGGTTTCATAGTGGCTTTTTTGGCTCTgatttgaaaaatgtgttttgtgattccaagcaggcatgataacacaacaatacaagaagatcggtgtcatcaccaactagcacagtgtctgctactctggctaattctactgcttttttgtaatgtacaatcatcacatcagcatctcctgaagcatggtatactttacaatttctttccaagaagcagctaagcatattaatgaactgcTACTTGTTGGTGCTGGTCAATAAAAAAGTACCCTTCTTCATGTTCAGCTTCGTATCTTTGGTAAATGACACAGCCACTCCGGAGTACTCTTTGGCCCTCCTCGGATGTACCATATCTTTTGTTGATGACCTCTCACAtgtcattcaccaaagataTGAAGCTGAACATGAAGAAGGGTACTTTTTTGAACAGCACCAACAAGTAgcagttcattaatatgcttagctgcttcttggaaagaaattgtaaagtGTACCATGCTTCAGGAGTTGCTGATGTGATGATTGTCAAAAAGCAGTAGAATTAGCCAGAGTAGCAgacactgtgctagttggtgatgacaccgatcttcttgtattgttgtgcTATCATGCCTGCTTGGAATCACACAACATATTTTTCAAACTAGAGCCACTATGAAACCTAGGGTGTGGAACACAACTGCTGTCAAAGAGGAACTTGGCTTTGAAATGTGCTACAATGTTCTCTTCCTGCATACAATACTTGGATGAGACACAACACCACAGCTATATGACATTGGGAAAGGTGAAGTCCAGTAAATACTTTCAAATGCAGGCCAAAGTGTTCAGTGCAATAGTATCTACACCAAATTACATCGTGGCTGCAGGAGAGCaagcactagtggatttatacaGTGGAAGTCCAAAGGAAGGATTAAACTCTCTCCAATACAAGCGTTTTTGTGAATAGGTAGCTAAAAACACTACAGTTGTTCTTCCACAAACTTTGCCACCTACTTCAGCTGCTGTTAAATATCATAGTTTCCGTGTATAATTTCAAACACAAGAGTGGAAAGGTGATGCCAGTGAAATGCAGCCAACTGCATGGGGGTAGAAAGACTATGATGGTAAACTGATGCCTGTGCTAACTGATTTATCACCTGCTCCAGATGAGCTGTTGAAAATGATTAGATGTAACTGTCACACTGACTGCAGCAGCATGAGATACACTTGTAAGAAATACAAGGTGAAATGCTCTTCTGTTTGTGGCAACTGCAAGGGAACAGGCTGCACCAATTAACTCAGACACCTCaatccatgaagaagatgatacagataccaacactgaatgaaagcgaaacttaccatttatatacacaagggAATAGATTATCCCTTACCATGGCCATGGTTAACGTGTGTCATTGTGTATATGTACCTAACTTAACttgtacaatgtcaggtttcgagttgtaaacaattaaatccatcttcatgacaATGGAGAATAAAAACAAccaaattgtatataaagctatgctatttctcggtttccatggtaacacatgcaccttctagtcttcattatgaccctctattatgaaaatagtcccttgccatgggaaaactaacattagacaagcaataaatagcttaaaccaaagtgcgtgggcgggactaaataatattagttttgtccggtaaaatgatgataactttagaacagattaagctatggataccaaacaagtgtcatcttgttccttatagtgagagcaatcatttgataccaaatataaatagtttggataatgtatagctgaaatagaagcacaaatactaatttttttgctaaaaatggcaaaaaaggtcatgcaaaaggtcactttccccttatgggattttccgggacttttgatatgttatagagcacatttttctgtgctagaaactgttgaaaccatttgtgttgcaattagttaaaggttgaccccttttttttcataaaatgactggactaataCCCATGTTCCCATTAATTTTATTCTGTGTTGCCAAACTGATATACCCGCTGCAAGCCTACAAGTTTAAAACTTCAGAAGAGTTTCTGGAACCCCAGGAAACCCCCCTAAATATACCCCTACACGTATCTTATGGCAAGTCCCAATTGTGACTGATTCAGCAAatacctgacttgtttgcacagcatgtgtattgagaaaatcgaaaattttaaaaaatcataaaattaatgcatgctataaagaaaaatatgcaagCTTTAATTGGgcagagaaggaagactcaaatcgagtaaaactatacaccattttatttgcctgctcatgtagagttcgaaaatcttcgttttgtttctgtagccccaacagaatgcatgtcacatgtgtttgtttacaatatGGGAAGATTGTCATCTTTTGTCAATTAAACTACTTTCATACCCATATTGGTAAGTGACTGCTGGGCTAACACcataccttggttgatttgctaattcatggtgaacattttaagtcaAATTACAATGTTGTAGTCTAatgcaaacggaagttatggctgtgaatgtaagcgtctgtagtttattttcagtatagttgctgtacaaatcgattatcttgctcttcttACTGTCTAGtgttataattccaaaactactcaccactttggtgatccattcctggATACTGCAGATAACACTGAAAAATGTTTTGgaaattgtgcgaacaagtcaggtttttgctgagatggtcacaattgTTACAATTAGTTGCACAAAACATGTGGATTTTGTGTGGTGGTTACTCAACCTGTGTTGTCAATGTTAAATTagttcaaaattttgttttgagATCAAAAGATGAATGACCTCCAGTGACCTCCACTGTGCCAACTCCAGAAATGGTACAGATTCACAGGTTATCTATGAACACACATCAAATTCCTTCAGTGCACAGCATCAGCTATACCtatgctgaaattttaacaagtatatacagtaatgctgtacCTAAAGCAGTTAAGTGTATTAATATTTTTTGCACTCTGTAGATTGTGATTCCGGTTTCCACTGGTGATAGTATAAATGTAGAAAGGTCCAGCGATGAAGAAGTGGTTGAAGGTGAGTTGCTGAAGCTTATACTGACCTTGACCACTGGTTTATTGTAGATTTTGAAGAGAAACGATTGGCATACATGTCGATTATAAAAGCAAGCTCCAGGCAAAAGCATATTGTAAACAGATTTACAATTTTTGAAGATGTGATCAAGATGTACAAAGAAGAAGGAGTGGTCATGGAATTTCCCACATTCATCCAATTTGAAGATGAACTGGCCATAGACGCGGGTGGAGTTACACGTGAaatgttttctgctttttgggAGAAGGCGTACAGTTTGCTGTGTGATGGAGCTAATGTCGTAGTGCCACTTATTCATCCTCAGACAGACATGGCTATCTTACCTGTTATAGGAAAGGTAATTTCTCATGGATATTTAGCTAGTGGGTATCTGCCAGCACACATTGCCATGCCATCACTAATTGGCATTCTTCTTGGTGCATGCCTAGATTTGCCACATAATGTTTTGCTAGATGTATTATTGGACTATGGTGCAGGAAGTCATAAACCCCCGCGAATACATCTCGACTTCACTGATTAATAATGTTTTGATGCTATATAGTATGCACTTGAAATTTGGACTGCAGAATCCCTGTATATCCCTGTATATCCCTgtatattgatcatttttgGACATAAAAGGCTTTTATTTCTGAAATGATTGAAGACTATTGTTGGTAAATCAATAACAATGTCATGttttaacaattttaaaatttctgatGTAAAAGTACTGAGATCTTACTAGCTATTATGCCGGTCAATGGTACTGATACCCCCAACAAAATGGTAAGACAGAATTTTGATTTATGGTTGTTCTGGTGATTTATTCAAGTTTTTGGTAAAATCGAGTCGTTTTCTTCAAAATTAAATTTCTCACCAGTGGATACTTCAATAACTCTACAAATTGGTATACATGgagattagataatatataaaAATTCCCTAAGACAGTTTTTTATAGTATTAAAAATGATGGATTTAGGTTGTTATGGACAACTGTGTGTAAATGACGCAGTCCATCTTTATTATCTGCTTCTGTATTTTAGCACCTAAATGTTATCCCAATAAGGTTTGTAACATTTCTGATCTTTTAGGATGATTATCTGAAACTGTAGACTGTCACAGAGTGTTTAAGTGTCAACTATGTGATGTTAAAATGTGTCATTAAAAGGCAGAAATTTAAGTGTCGGAAAAGTCGTAATTACTTTTTGGCCTTACATGGGAAGCCAAGTTAATCCACTTAGAAATCATGTTTGCATCACTCAAGTCAAGATATGTGCCTTCTGTGTCAACAATCAAATCAAGAGATTATAGGTAATTAGTTATACGCACTAACTACTGGCAACGTCAGAAATAGAGCTGGTAATGTCAttaacagtagctagctatgtgttgTTAACTGCTATCAGTAATTCTATTTGCTTTGCTTATTATTCCATGTTTAATTGCTTCATTATCATTGAATCTTCTATTATACTACATGTTTAGCTCATAGTCCTAAAATATTACATTTCAATCTTCTGTCAAGTGTATGCAAGGCACTAAATAGAATAGCATATTCTATTTCAATTCATAGACAAAAACGAATTATAGCAAGTCTGTTTTGGACTTCTCAACACAATTACAGTAGAATGGAATCATTATCAATAAGGCTGGCTGCCTTCTGAAAATGTTCTAAAATACAAAATTGTTTTTTGCTATGGTAACGATGATGTAATTTATGATTGTGACCTAGCTGATGACCTTTTACTTTATGCCATCTTGTGCATTTTTAGGTGCTGAGTTCAAATCTGTTTTTAGTTTTTTGATATGAGCAATTATTTGAAAGTTATGGATGAAAGTTTATATGGGGGTTTATCATAGTATGACTTCCTGCACTATATGTTAGTAGTAACGAGCGAAGAAAACTCCAGTCAGCCTTGACATACAGTGAGATTGAAAGCAAGTTTCCTGAACTCTTGAGGGTGAACTTATCTCGATTCTCTCTCGCTTGGGTTGTCATGTTATGCCAACTCCAAAGAATATAGCTAAGCTTATGATAGGAGTAGCAAAGTATGAATTTTGTTGCAAACCAGCAGCTACTATTGGCTTAATATAGGCATCCCAGAAGAGCACAAGAAATTCTGGAAGGATTTAGGTGTTAATGGCATTGCTCATTTGTACAACAATTTGACAGTCACTAATAACAAAATTCTTGCTTTGCTTTGCTACAATTGCAAAAGTCCAGTAGAAGAAAGAATAAAGGATACTTGACAACCTTGATAGGTAATTTGGGAGCAGATGGCTTATGAAAGTTTTTACGATTTGTTACTGGTAGCTCTGTAGCAATACACTCACAGATTGATGTGACTTTTACTACATTAAGACAGTTTCCATTTGCTGGCACATGTGGATATACTTTGGAGCTGCCAACTTACTTCCCTAACTATGACAAATTTTGTGAAATGTGGCTTTCAGTACTGCAGGGGACAGGAGATGAATGGAAATGGCAGATGAATGCTCCATAGTGCTGCAGATATAAAACACGTTTGCCTTTTAATAAattactgttgatttttacacATGTCATAATACATGattaataatatttattattgctttaacAAATATCGTTGCTTTCTTTGTTACTGACAAACGGTTTAATAAACCATATTTCAAAACTTTGTAAATTATTAAGAAATCGTACAGTGTTTTCATATATATCTATACCATATTCATTTGATTGTTGTAGAGGGTCAATGACTAGTTTTAGAGAAGTTAGATCTGCATCATTGATGTTGTATGCACACTCAGGCACTTCTATTCCATTTTCATCATTTTGTGAGGGGATTGGGGCATTGTAGTCAATGCCATAGGCTGATTCAACATCTTCAAACAAATCTAATGCTGTGAGCCCAGAATTACGAAGTAGCAGCAATCCAGAACTAAAAAGTTGCTGTGGTGATTTATTGTGAGCAGTGCGAATAGGATGATGATTCCATGAATTAACAAATTGTGTAAGGGAATTATTGATGCGTGGGAGGAAAACATAGTGGAGTGCAAATAGATGCTTTTCATCCATGGGATTTAATAAATCATGTTGTTCCATGAAATAGAAAAGTCTGTAAAACAAACTAGTTACACACTTGTGCATGTCTCTCCACAGCCGCTCTATACGCTGGTTGTGGACTGAAGCACCAACAATCATACTGTTGCGCTCAGCCCCTCTGTTTTCTATCATATGCTGTGCAACAAGTAAATTTTCACCACCCTGGTCAGATCGTACCCGTGAGGGCTAATGGTATTTCTGTACAGCTTCAAGAAAACTGTCATAAACTGTACTTGCTTTGATATTTCCAGCACATTTTAGGTAGATGATAAGTCTACTGTAGCCATCAATTGCTCCATGTGTTACCAGACGCCATCTAATTACTTTGTGATGAGATTTCTGTATTAAAAAGTTGGGAGGTATATTTGCAAATACTCTATAATCTTCCATACAATTCACACAAACATATTTATacagcatataattataatggCTAGCTCTTTAAACACTAATAATAGTTTTGTGATACAGGGCTCAGTACAGGCATGTAAAACATAGTATACAGGCCACAACTGCTGACCCATATGACGTGCTGACCTATAGCAATACAGCAAATGTGATCCACAGTTTAATTAGCTTGAAGTCAATAGTCTCATAATCATAACAAGTGCTATGTTTTATTTACTTAGTGTGGATACATAACAGACAAACTCTTACACAAGTCATGTAATCAGTGATTATAAGCTAGTGAATGTGGCTCTAGGTGTAAGCCCACAGTAGCACTAAAACATTCTCTATAACTAAGCGTGGCTTTGTGTATACCTATACAGGCAGGAACATACTGGTACAGGCGTGGCTATGcataacacataattatgtctACAGTAGCAGCACACATTCCCACTGATAATGAGTGCAGCCTACAAAAGGTGTTCTACTATGACATGtaccataattcactttatttttatgcaaaaatatttgtgataaaaatttttcatgtaaaatattttcatatgatttacgtaaatgactgctctattagagtagttcgatcttgtataaaagttttgtgcaaaaaaatttcatgCAAATTTTGTATaagaaaataaagcaaattacggtacttTGTATTCATGATAAATTTCACATAGCTATGCATGAGACCCAGATAATGGGTCAGATGATTGACTTGCATGACCCAAACAAGATGTGATTTGAATAACCTCACCCAGTGTATTTTTACTGTCATTGGTGGCTGAGTGCAGTGTATAAGCAATTTTGAAAGTTATTTATTGACTATAGTTTGAGCAGACTAAAGAGTTGGTATTCTGAGTCATGTGAGCCATGTAGCTTAACAAATCTAGACAGTTTCTACCTTGTCATGGACTCTATTACATGCATTTACAGTACCAATCATACCTATATGCCACAAAGAGTTTGGGGCTGCAACAGAGTACACTTGTCTTCTAGTTATCCCTTCTGGCCATCTCATTGCTGCACTTAAAGGATCCTGTGATCTCAAAGCAGACCGGATCCTTGCTCTAGTGACCTTGTATCCACCAGCTCGTAGTGTACCCATTGCCATTGACTCTCCCACATCTGGATTATCTTGTCGTAGCTGTCTTAGTAATAAAGATAAATCTTGGTCTGATAACTGCACTGTAGGATCAAGAGTCATACCAAATTCAATCCTTCT
This region includes:
- the LOC136241611 gene encoding uncharacterized protein → MQNDFAKKFDSCHEATEHTGLPVTFKLTSGDAIRRFTSMCFQRRHTSPLHYISALRSEMPLKDGNERAVDYPIQGTLLIVQIHCRALVDSNEGGHNTSVQSHNQIVIPVSTGDSINVERSSDEEVVEDFEEKRLAYMSIIKASSRQKHIVNRFTIFEDVIKMYKEEGVVMEFPTFIQFEDELAIDAGGVTREMFSAFWEKAYSLLCDGANVVVPLIHPQTDMAILPVIGKVISHGYLASGYLPAHIAMPSLIGILLGACLDLPHNVLLDVLLDYGAGSHKPPRIHLDFTD
- the LOC136255767 gene encoding uncharacterized protein, which encodes MTLDPTVQLSDQDLSLLLRQLRQDNPDVGESMAMGTLRAGGYKVTRARIRSALRSQDPLSAAMRWPEGITRRQVYSVAAPNSLWHIGTSRDDGSTSVNIFNETAEVQEAQFQFLPNVSQSTHEEERNLR